From the Thermodesulfobacteriota bacterium genome, the window GTCGATCCTCGTCGACTGGGTGGCGGGTCGGCTGATCGCCGGTGCCCCGACGCAGCGCCGGCGGCGGCTGGGGCTTGTCGCCAGTCTCGTGGCCAATCTTGGTCTTCTGGGGTACTTCAAATACGGTCAGTTCTTCCTGGACAACAGCGCTCTCCTGCTGGGCAGCCTGGGCATCTCCTTCCAGCCGCCGGCCGTGGATATCGTCCTGCCCGTCGGTATCTCGTTTTATACCTTCCAGTCCATGTCGTACACCATGGACATCTACCGGGGCCGTTCCCGCCCCTGGCACTCCTTCGTGGACTTCGCCGTCTACGTCACCTTCTTCCCGCAGCTGGTGGCCGGTCCCATTGTCCGGGCCCACGATTTTCTGCCCCAGCTTTCGGCCCGCCGAAGGGCGAGCGGCGCCGAATCCGGCCGGGGGCTGCTGCTTCTGGTCATGGGCCTGGTGCAGAAGATGGTCCTGGCCGATGCCTGGCTGGCACCGGTGGCGGACCGGGTGTACAGCCAACCGCAGCAGGCCGGCAGCCTGGACGCCTGGGCCGGTACCCTGGCCTTTGCAGGGCAGATCTTCTTTGATTTCGCCGGCTACTCCACCTGCGCCATGGGTGTAGCCTTGCTGTTCGGATTCCACCTGCCGGTCAACTTCCGCAGTCCGTACGCGGCGTGCGGCTTCTCGGATTTCTGGCGGCGCTGGCACATCTCCTTGTCCACCTTTCTGCGGGATTACCTGTACATCCCCCTGGGCGGGAGCCGCCAGGGAACGGTCCGGACCGGCTTCAACCTC encodes:
- a CDS encoding MBOAT family O-acyltransferase is translated as MVFNSLVFLLFLVVVLAGYLLVGRSWRLAKTFLLVANNVFYGAWSPPFVLLLWVSILVDWVAGRLIAGAPTQRRRRLGLVASLVANLGLLGYFKYGQFFLDNSALLLGSLGISFQPPAVDIVLPVGISFYTFQSMSYTMDIYRGRSRPWHSFVDFAVYVTFFPQLVAGPIVRAHDFLPQLSARRRASGAESGRGLLLLVMGLVQKMVLADAWLAPVADRVYSQPQQAGSLDAWAGTLAFAGQIFFDFAGYSTCAMGVALLFGFHLPVNFRSPYAACGFSDFWRRWHISLSTFLRDYLYIPLGGSRQGTVRTGFNLMITMLLGGLWHGAAWHFVAWGGLHGFLLAGEHGVRTWWSRRPRVLPAWGHPLLVLGTGLLTCLAWTLFRAPDLASAGELFCRLLWPVAGGLVPAAEMALVGFLTIALLAGQWWLRHRDLIERLEGLPAPLLILLISFLLVALALAPGEDRAFIYFQF